CGGAACGCGCACTCGGTGATCAGCCCCAGCGTGCCGTACGCCCCGGTCACGAGCTTGCCGAGGTCGTAGCCGGCAACGTTCTTCACCACCTTGCCCCCGGCGTGCGCGACCACACCGTCGGCGCGCACGATCGTGACCCCGATGAGCAGATCCCGGACGGTGCCGTAGAGCATCCGGCGCGGTCCGCTGGCGTTCACCGAGACCGCCCCGCCGACCGTGGCGCCCGGCAGCGGGTCGTCCAGCGCGAGTTGCTGTCCGGCCGGGGCGAGCACGTCCCGCAGTTCGTCCAGCCGGGTACCGGCCCGGACCACCACGATGAGGTCACCGGCGGCGTGCTCGACCACCCCGCTGAGCCGTCCGGTCTCCAGGATCAGGTCGAGGGCACGGGGTGGGGCGCCCCAGTCGAGCCGGGTACCCGAGCCCCGGGCGACCACGCTGAGCCGGAGTTCGGCGGCGGCCCGCAGCAGCGCCGCCGCCTGCTCGGTCGAGCCGGGAGTGGCGACGAGCCGGGCCGGTACGCCACCGACCACGTCCCCCGGCCCCGCCGGTCGGACCACCTCGCCGCCCTCCCCGCCGGCGGCCTGTCGGGGCAGCGCGCCGACGGCGGCCGGTCCGGGTACCGCTCCGCCGCCGGCGGCCGGTCCGGGTACCGCGCCGCCGGCCGCGGCCCGGAGCGCGTCGAGTTGCGTCGTCGTCGTGTCGAGCTGGGGCATGGCTCAGAACACCTCCGCGAGACCGGCCTCCTGGAGCGGATGGGCACCCTTGTGCCGGCCGGGCACCTCGCCGCAGAGCCGGGGAGTGGGGAAGATCTTTCCGGGGTTGGCCAACGCCCGCGGGTCGAAGGCGCACCGGAGCAGTTGCATGGTGTCCAGGTCGTCGTCGGTGTACATCCGGGGCAGGTACTTCGCCTTGTCCATCCCGACGCCGTGTTCCCCGGTGATCGAGCCGCCGTACGCGACGCAGAGGTCGAGGATCGCGCCGGAGAGTTCCTCGGCCCGCTCCGCCTGTCCCTCGATCGCGTCGTCGAAGAGGACCAGCGGGTGCAGGTTGCCGTCCCCGGCGTGGAACACGTTCGCCACCCGGACGCCGCGCTCGGCGGCGAGCTCACCGATCCGCCGCAGCACCTCGGGCAGCGCGGTCCGGGGGATCACCCCGTCCTGGACGATGTAGTCCGGGCTGATCCGGCCCACCGCCGCGAACGCCGACTTGCGGCCCTTCCAGAACAGGGCCCGCTCGGCGTCGTCGGCCGCGATCCGGATCTCGAACGCGGCGTTGTCCCGGCAGAGCCGCTCCACCTCGGCGAACTGGGCGTCGACCTCGGCGGTCGGGCCGTCCAGTTCGACGATCAGCACCGCACCGGCGCCGTCCGGGTAGCCGCAGTGCACCGCCGCCTCGGCCGCCTCGATGGCGAGCGCGTCCATCATCTCCACCGCCGCCGGCACCACCCCGGCGGCGATGATCGCCGAGGTCGCCGCGCCGGCCGCGTCCGTGCCGGGGAAGGCGGCGAGCAGCGTACGCACCGACTCCGGCGCCCGGACCAGCCGTACGGTGACCTCGGTGGCGATCCCGAGGGTGCCCTCCGAGCCGACGAAGGCGCCGACCAGGTCGTACCCGGGACTGTCCGGCGCCCAACCACCGAGCCGGACCAGGTCGCCGTCCGGGGTGACCACCTGGAGCCCGAGGACGTGGTTGGTGGTGAAGCCGTACTTGAGGCAGTGGGCCCCGCCGGAGTTCTCCGCCACGTTGCCGCCGATCGAGCAGATCTGCTGGCTCGACGGGTCCGGCGCGTAGTAGTAGCCGTGCGGGGCGGCGGCCCGGGTCACCGCCAGGTTGATCACCCCGGGCTCGACCACGGCCCGCTCGTCGTCCGGGGCGAGTTCCGTGATGGCGCGCAGCCGCGAGGTGACGATCAGGACGCCGTCGGCGTGCGGCAGCGCGCCGCCGGAGAGCCCGGTGCCGGAGCCCCGGGCCACGAACGGCACGTTCTCGGCGACGCAGGCCCGGACGACCAGCGCGCACTCCTGCGCGGTGTGGGGCAGCACCACCAGGGCCGGTACGACCCGGTACTGGGCCAGTCCGTCGCACTCGTAGGTGCGGAGCCGGGCCCGGTCGTCGATCACCTGCTCCGCGGCGAGCGCGGCGCGCAGCACGCCGGCCAGTCTTCCGATCTCGACTTCGGACACCGTCGACCTCCGGGCATGCTCAGCGCGTCGGCTCGGCGCCTCGGGGTCGGCGCCTTCTCCGGTGCGCGTCGGGTTTCAGGGCAAGGCTCAGGGCATCCGTTCGTAGGCGGGCAGGGTGAGGAAGTCGACGAAGTCGTCCGCCACGGCGACCTCCATGAACAGGCCGCGGGCCTCGGCGTACCGGCCGGGGTCGTCGCCGAGCTTGCCGATCTCCTCGTCGGCGATCCGCTCGACCAGTTCCCGGGTGACCGGCACACCGGTGTCGAGGGTGATGTCGTTGTGCAGCCACTGCCAGACCTGGGACCGGGAGATCTCGGCGGTGGCGGCGTCCTCCATCAGGTTGAACACCGCGACCGCGCCCGATCCACGCAACCAGCTCTCCAGGTACTGGATGCCGACGCTGACGTCGTTGCGCAGGCCGGCCTCGGTGGGCCGACCGGGGGTACCGGCGACGTCGAGCAACTGGGCCGCACTGACCTGCACCTCCGGGCGGGTCCGGTCGAGCTGGTTCGGCCGGTCGCCGAGCACACCGTCGAAGACCTCCCGGCAGATCGGCACCAGGTCCGGATGCGCGACCCAGGAGCCGTCGAAGCCGTCGCCCGCCTCCCGGGTCTTGTCGTCCCGGACCTTGGCCAGCGCGGTCTCGTTCACCGCCGGGTCGCGCCGGCTGGGAATGAACGCCGCCATTCCGCCGATCGCGTGCGCCCCGCGCCGGTGACAGGTCCGGACCAGCAACTCGGTGTACGCCCGCATGAACGGCGCGGTCATCGTCACCGCGTTGCGGTCGGGCAGCATGAAGTCCGTACCCCGGGTCCGGAACTTCTTGGTCACGCTGAACATGTAGTCCCAGCGGCCGGCGTTCAGCCCGGCGGAGTGCTCGCGCAGCTCGTAGAGGATCTCGTCCATCTCGAAGGCGGCCGGAAAGGTCTCGATCAGCACGGTGGCCCGGATCGTGCCGCGCGGAATGTCCAGCCAGTCCTGGGCGAAGCCGAAGACGTCGTTCCAGAGCCGCGCCTCCAGGTGGCTCTCCAGCTTCGGCAGGTAGAAGTACGGGCCCGCGCCGGCCGCCAACTGCGGCCGGGCACAGTGGAAGAAGTAGAGCCCGAAGTCGACCAGGCTGCCGGAGCTGCGTTCGCCGTCGACCAGGATGTGCTTCTCGGTCAGATGCCAGCCGCGCGGCCGGACCACGATCGTCGCCAGCTCGCCGTCATGCAGCCGGTACTGCCGGCCGTCCGGCGAGTGGAACTCCAGCTTGCCGGCGATCGCGTCCCGGAGGTTGAGCTGGCCTTCGACGACGTTGCGCCAGAGCGGGGTGTTGGCGTCCTCGTGGTCGGCGAGCCAGACCTTCGCACCGGAGTTGAGTGCGTTGATGGTCATCTTCGCGTCGGTCGGGCCGGTGATCTCGACCCGCCGGTCGACCAGCCCGGGCGCCGGATCGGCAACCCGCCAGTCCCCGTCCCGGACCGCCGCCGTCTCGGGCAGGAAGTCCAGGCTGCCACCGGCCGCCAGCTCCGCCTCCCGCTCGGTACGCCGAGCCAGCAGCTCGCGGCGGCGACCGTCGAACGACCGATGCAGCGCGGCGAGGAACTCCAACGCCTCCGGAGTGAGCACCTCGTCGTAACGGTCGCCCATCGGCCCGCTGACCTGGACCCCTTCCGGCAGACTCATCGCCGCGCTCCTCACCCTGTTAGCTGATCTCCGTCACCAGCCTACGGCCGCCCCCCACCGCACTGCACTGCAAGGAAGGGCCCCTTCTTATCGTTTTTTGTAGATGAAGGGGCCCTTCCTAACATCTTGTTCAGCGGATCGCGCCGCCGTTGGCCCGGCAGGTGTCCCGGACGTGCCAGAAGTTGCTCAGGTAGTCGTCGTGGATGCCCCGGCCCATGATCCGCAACATTGCCTCGTCGGCTTGCCGCAGCGCCGACATGTTGTAGTTGTGGCTGCCGGTGAAGACCCGGGGCACGATGTCGTCGTCGTACGCGCCGTCGATCAGCATGTACTTCGAGTGGGTCCGGATGTCCCTACCCGGAGCGACGTTGAAGTTGCACTTGGTCACCTGGACGTTGCTGCCCAGCGCGTTGAGTACACCGGCGTTGGCCTCGCTGTAGACGACGTCGACCCAGCAGCCGGCGTTGCGGAGCGCGGTGAGCTTCTTCGCGATCTCCGGCCGGTTGAACGAGAACATGTTGACCCGTACGTCGGTCTGCCGGGTGGTGCCGGCGTCGTCGTACGAGCAGGACCGCACCGAGTCCAGCACGCTGACGATGGTGTCGCTGGCGGCGTCGTGGATCGTCGTACCGGAGCGCTCCCGCCGGGGGAAGAAGTACGCCCGGTACGTCGTGCCGGTCGGGGTCCCCCAGTAGTAGTTGTTGTCGCCCGCCGAGCTGTAGCGGTGGGAGCGCAGGTCCGCGAAGTACGTCCGGTAGGCCTGGTACGTGGTGGCGTCGCTGAACGTCACCGCGTTGTTGTACGCCTCGTTCGCGTCCCACCAGCCCAGGTTCGCCGACCCCTGAAAGACCACATTCGACACCGTCGACCCGTTGTTGAGCACGATGCTCGACGCGGTCAGGAACTTGTTGTGGTTGTACGCGGTGACCGAGGAGTCGGTGTAGTCGATGGTCCGGGTACCGATGCAGCCGCGATCCTGGCTGGGAAACTTGTCGGCGCAGTGCACGACGTACGACCCGGCGGTGTCGTTCGCGCCGAGCACCGGCAACAGCCGCTGGTACGGCCGCTGGGTCACCTGCTCGTGGTCGAGAATGATCTTGACGCGTACCCCCCGCTGGTACGCGTTCAGCAGTCGGGCGGGGAGATCGGGAGTGGTGGCCGAGTCGGTGACGTCGGTGACGCCGAACCCGAACCAGGACATCTGGATCTCGCCACCGGCTGGTACCCGGTCGATGATCCGGGCGAGCTGGATGAAGATCGTGTTTTGTTCGGCGGCCGAGCCGGTGGGCTGGTTGAAGACCGCGTCGTTGAGGGTCGGATCCGGCTCCGCCGCGCTCGCCGGGCCGGCGGCCAGGGTCGGCGAGCCGAGCGTGCCGAGGGCGACGATGAAGACGAGTGCCGAGCGAGCCGCCAATCTTGGCGAAAATCTACCTATCCGCATGGGTAGATGATTCCATCGACGTCCGTCGGGATCCAGCCCATCGACGCGGCCCTTTACCCGTCGGTTGAGACAGCGTGCGTCGGCGGGGGACTGTGACCGACGAGACGGCCGGAGTCGGGACGGAACGGCGGCCGGGCGTGGTTGCCCGGGAGGTGAGCGGACGGGACGTCGACGTAATGGTGATCGGTGCCGGTCAGGCCGGGCTCTCGGCCGGCTACTTCCTCCAGCGGGCCGGTTTCGCGCCGGAGACGGGCTATCTGCTGCTGGACGCCGGCGGCGGGCCGGGTGGGGCCTGGCGGGACCGCTGGCCGACGCTGCGGCTGGGCGGCGTCCACGGCATCCACGACCTGCCCGGCCTGGCCCTCGGCGAGCCCGACCCGGACCGTCCGGCCGCCGAGGTGGTCGCCGACTACTTCGGGGCGTACGAGCGGAAGTTCGACCTTCCGGTGCGCCGCCCGGTGAACGTGATCGAGGTGCGGGACCGGGCCGACGGCCGGCTGACCGTACGCACCGATGCCGGCGAGTGGACCGCGCGGGCCCTGATCAACGCGACCGGAACGTGGCGGCACCCGTTCTGGCCGTACTACCCGGGGCAGTGGTCGTTCGCGGGGCGGCAACTGCACACCGCCGACTACCGGGGCCCGGCGGAGTTCGCCGGCCGGCGGGTGGTGGTGGTCGGCGGTGGCACCTCCGCCGTGCAACTGCTGGACGAGATCGCCGAGGTGGCCGAGGCGACCCGGTGGGTCACCCGGCGTCCGCCGGTCTTCAACGACGGTGACTTCACCGAGGAACGCGGTCGGGCCGCGGTGGCCCGGGTCGACGAGACCGTACGCGCCGGTCGTCCTCCGTCGAGCGTCGTCGGCGTGACGGGTCTGGTGTGGACTCCGCAGACCCGCCGGATGGAGGCCGCCGGGCTGCTGAACCGGCTGCCGATGTTCGCCCGGATCACACCGGGGGGCGTCGTCTGGCCGGACGGCAGCAGCTTCGACGCCGACGTGATCTTCTGGTGCACCGGCTTCCGCGCCGTGCTGGACCACCTCGCGCCGCTGAAGCTGCGGGCGCCCGGTGGCGGGATCCTGATGGACGGCACCCGGGTGGTCACCGACGACCGGGTACACCTGATCGGGTACGGGCCCTCGGCCAGCACGATCGGCGCGAACCGGGCCGGCCGGGACGCCGTACGGGAAATCCGGCGACTGCTCGACGCCGCGCCGGCGACACTCGGCTGACCAGCGCGAACGTCCGGCAACCGGCCCTTAACACGGCACGCAAAACGGCTCACCGGATTTGACGAATCGGGCTGGAAGCGGCAACGTAGGGCAAGTACGGCCTGTTGCCATAGCCGATAGTTCGAGAGCGACGAACATCCGCCGTACCCAGGCGTCAGCCCGGTCCCGCGTGAGCGTGGGTAGACCGAATGGGCTGGCTACATGTCCGATGGCCGCCGCGATGTCCGATGGCCGCCCCGGCTCAGTCGCGGGTGACCCGTCGCGGGTGCCCGGAGCACGTCCACGCCGATGGGCGTACGGGCCGGGCGCACAGAAAATCCACGAGGAGTTTGCATGCTCACGATGACCGAGAACGCCGTACTCGTGATCCGGGATCTGACCACGCAGCAGGAGGTGCCGGACGGTGCGGGACTGCGCATCGCCAGTGACCTTTCGGCCGGGTCGCTGAACCTGTCGCTGGCCGAGAGCCCGGCCCAGGGCGATCAGGTGGTGGACAGCGACGGGGCCAGGGTCTTCCTGGACCCGCAGGCCGCCCAGATCCTCGACGACAAGGCTCTCGACGCCGCGGTCGACGCGCAGGGCGCGGTGCAGTTCGGGTTCGCGGAGCAGGGTCCCGACGCCTGACCCGAGGTCGCGTACGACCGTGCTTGGACTGTCGGACCTGACCGGGGTGAGGCCGAGCGGTACCGCCTGACCTTGGTACGAGTGTGGTTCGACGGCGTGGTGGGACGTGTCGGAGGTCTACCGGTCCGTCCGGTGTGGATGGGCGGACCGTTACGGCGCCCGTACCGCCCCGCCCCGGGTGGTACGAGGCACCCCAGGCGATCCCACCCGCCGTCGAACCGGCCCCCGGAGGTGTTATTTACCCGGGCGGCCCGGCCAGGAGCCGGTACGATCGGCGCCGTGCACAGCCGTTTCCCGATCTCCCCGCCGCCCCGCGCCTGAGCGGGGCGAAACCCCAGCGTGCCCAGCCGACAGTGCGGGCGCGCTGTGCCAGCATGATCAGGTGCCGCCCCGCTTCCGCGACCGATTCCTTCTCCCGTCGCAGGAGCGCGAACCCTCATGTCCAGCACCCGAGCATCGCTCGTCGCCGTACGCCGGCAATCTGACGTCGGCCTGATATTTCTGATCGTCTCTGGCACGTTGTGGGGCACCGGTGGACTGACCGGCAGTCTGCTGAGCCGGAGCACCGAACTCTCTCCGATCGCCATCGGCGCCTACCGGCTCGTCGTCGGCGGTGGGCTGATCGTGGCCCTTCTCGCCGTCACCGGGCGGCGGGTGCCACGCGGTCGGGCCGCCTGGACCCGGATCGCCGTGGTGGGCGTACTGGCCGCCGTCTACCAGGCGTGTTACTTCGGCGCGGTGTCGCTGACCTCGGTCAGCCTGGCCACGCTGATCACCATCGGGGCCGCGCCGGTGCTGGTACTGGCCGCGGAGGCGCTGACCGGCCGGCGTCGGGTCGACCGGCGGACGGCGGGAACGAGCGCTCTGGCGCTGGCCGGACTCGGTCTGCTGGTCGGGGTACCGGCCGGTGGGGTCGGAACGGCTGCGGTGCTGGCCAGTGCCGCCCTGGCCCTGGTCTCGGCGGCCGGGTTCGCCGCGATCACCCTGATCGGGGCCAGTCCGGTGCCGCAGCTCGGTGAACTGGCCGGCACCGGCTTCGCCTTCACCATGGGCGGGCTGCTGCTCGCACCACTGGCCATCGGGACGGCGGGACTCGGCTTCGCCCCGGAACCGGGCGCCATCGCGCTGCTGGTCGCCCTGGGCACCGGTCCGACGGCGGTCGCCTACCTGCTCTACTTCCGGGGCCTGCGTACGGTCCGGCCGGGCACCGCCGCGCTGCTGGCGCTGCTGGAACCACTCGTCGGCGCACTGCTCGCCGCCCTGGTGCTCGGCGAGCGGCTAGGCCCGGTCGGCGTACTCGGTGCGATGCTGCTGGCGGCGGCGGTGGTACTGGCAGCGCGGGAGCCCGCCGTGTCCGGCTAGGGCCGACCGTCCGCCGGGAAGCTCGGCTACGCGGCCGTCGGTTGACCCGACCGGTGGCCGCCGGCCGGCGGGCTGCTGCGGGTCGACCGGTGGCCGTGGGCCGGTGGGTGGTGGCCCGACGGATCGGAGGACCGGGCCGGGGCGACGAGCCGGACCAGTTCGGGTAGCACCACGCCGAGTGGTGCGTCGACGGTCAGCGAGGCGTAGTCGTCGCCCCGGGTCGGCCCCTGATTGATGATCACTACGGGGATGTCCAGTCTCGCCGCCCGGACCACGAACCGCCGGCCGGACATCACGGTCAGGGACGAGCCGAGAACCAGCAGCAGCCGGGCCCGCTCGACCAGGTCGAAGCAGGTCTGGACCCGGTCGGCCGGAACGGATTCGCCGAAGAAGACGACGTCCGGTTTCAGCATCCCGCCCGGACACGCCTGACAGTCCACGGTCCGGAAGTCCGCGACCGCCTCGTCGGGCAGTTCGACGTCGCCGTCCGGGTTGACCGTGTCGTACCGGGCGGTGAACCGGGGGTTGGCGGCCCGCAGGCGGTGGTCCAGCATCTCCCGGTCGGTGGATCCGCCGCAGCCCAGGCAGGTCACCCTGGCCAGGCTGCCGTGGAGTTCGACGACCGACCGGGCGCCGCCGGCCTGGTGCAGCCCGTCCACGTTCTGGGTCAGTACGCCGGCCAGCAGTCCCAGCCGGTCGAGTTCGGCGACCGCCCGGTGGCCCGCGTTCGGCGTGGCCCCGGTCACGGTGCGCCAGCCGAGGTGGCTGCGGGCCCAGTAGCGGCGGCGGGCGACCGCGTCTGACACGAACGTCTGGTACGTCATCGGCGTGTGTCGGCGGAGCGCGCCGCTCGGTCCCCGGTAGTCGGGGATCCCCGACTCCGTCGACAGGCCGGCCCCGCTGAGCACCACGACGTCGCCACCGGCCAGAAGGTCCGCCAGCGGTCCGTAGTGCTCGGCTGTTCGCGTGTTCACCCGTCCATGCTGCCTCGCCGGCCCGGGCACCGGCGAACGGGTCGGGGCCTCCCGGCTGTCCCACCGGGCCCCGGTGCCGACGTGCGGTGTTAGGAAGGGCCCCTTCTTCTACAGAAAACGATAAGAAGGGGCCCTTCCTTGCACTTAGGGGACCGGAGCCGGCGGGCCGGTCAGTGGAGGATGGTGCAGGGTCGGTCGGGGCCGACCTGGAAGTCGCTCGGTGGGGTGAAGGTGCCGGTGTAGCGGCCGTTGAGCGCGAAGGTCTGCGGGGTGCCGGGCGGGATCGTAGGGGAACCGTTCGATCCCAGCGACGTGACCGTCGCCCGGGTGCCGCTGCGGAGGACCGTCGAGTTCCAGAAATGGGTGATCTGGAGATTCGTCGCGATGGTGAACCTGACGGTCCAGTCGAAGACCGGATCCGGACCGGACCAGACCAGGGTGCCCCGCACCAGGAAGGTGCCGGGCCGGTCGGCGCTGATCGAGATCGTGCAGTTCCAGCCGGACGGCTCGGGCGCGGTGGTGAAGGTGACGGGCTCCGAGAGCGGACTCAGGGTGTAGCCCGAGTCGGCGAGCGCGGCGGCCCGCACCGCGACGGTGTACTCGGTGTTCGGGGTGAGGCCGCCCAGGGTGTACGAGTTGAACGGCATGGAGACGAAGCCCTGCCACTCGCCGTCCACCAGCCGCTGCATGCTGTAGCGGAAGACGGGGCCGGCGGGGCGTTCCCAGGTGAGCGTGGCGCCGGTCGAGGTGATGTCGGTGACCACCGGTTGGCCGGGCGGCGGCAGCGGAATCAGCGGATCGGCGTACGCGGGGGCTGCCGACAGGGGCAGCAGCACGAGTCCGAGGACGGCGGCGAGGAGTCGGGTGGGCAGCTTGGGACGAGGCATGCCAGCAGCCTTTCTGGGAGTACGAATAGCTCCAGCGCCCGGCCCCAATTGACAATCATCAAACTATGCGTTGATGGCGATGTCCAGACGGGGTGTCCGTGATCGGACAGACGTACTAACTGTGGTCATATGCTGACGGAGAGTAATCTCACCGGTAGGTAAGTAGCGCGACCAGCAGGGACCCGCCCGGCCCGACCTTCCCGGTCAGCCGCTCGCCGTACCGCTGTCGCAATCCCTCGTCACCTGGGCCGAATCCGGCCCGCCCAGCAAGGAGCCACCACCATGTCCGACGTCAGCGAGGCCAGACAACCCGACACCAGCGACGCCAAGCACGCCGTGATCGAACAGCCACCCGCCACCGGACCCGAGGCCGAGGCGGCCGACGTCCTGGCCGTACCTGCCACCGTCGCCGGGTTGCCGGCGACCGCCCAGGGCCACTTCGCCGTGGTCAACGCCAACGGGACCCTGGCCCGGGGATTCGGCGCGGTCTCGTCCGTCCGGTTGGCCGTCGGTCAGTACCAGGTGGTGTTCATCCAGAACATCACGACCTCCGCCTTCACCGCCACGATCGGCCTGCCCGGCAGCGTCGGCGGCTCCCCGCCCGGCGAGATCGCCGTGGTCGGCCGGGCCGGCGTCCCCAACGGTGTCTTCGTGCAGACCTGGAACAGCGCGGGCACCCCCGCCGACCGCTCCTTCCACCTGCACGTCTCGTCCTGATCTGACGTCACCCCGGCCAGGCCGTCCCCGCCTGGCCCCCCGGTCCCTGCGGCGCGGCCCGGCGCCGCGGGGACCGGCGGAAAGGCAGCGGGAATTTCGACCGGGATCCAGGCACGAGCTGTCAGGTGTACACACGAGCGCGCGGCGCCGCCCGACTGGTCGTGGCGTCGCCGCGCTCTGGCCGTCTCCCGTCCGCGCAGCCCATCGGCGGTACGCCAGCGGGGACCTGGCTCGACCGGTCCGGCGGGTGCCGTTCCGGCTGGTTGTGGGGTTTCCCACCGTCAGCGGAACCAAACCTGGGGCCGGCCCGGACCTGCTAAGGAACAGCCACGGCGAGGCCGTGGACCGGCGACCGATCGCCCCGGCGCGTCCCGTTCGGTACTCCGGACGCGCAACCGCGAGTTATCCGCCGGTCTCCGGGGTAAGAAACCGCGCATGGAGCACTACACGATCGCCACCGTTGCCGAGCAGAGCCCGGACTTCCGCCGGGTGCTGTGGACGGGCAAGCACACCCAGTTGGTCATCATGACGATCCCGCCCGGCGGCGAGATCGGCGAGGAAGTCCACGAGGACACCGATCAGATCCTCACCTTCGTCAGCGGCACCGGGGAGGCGCAGGTCTCCGGCCAGAAACGCCAGGTGGCCCAGGGCGACCTGGTGGTCGTGCCGGCCGGTCGGAAGCACAACTTCGTCAACACCGGTCCCAACCCGCTGGTGCTCTACACCGTCTACGGGCCGGCAGAGCACGCCGACCAGGCGGTACACCAGACGAAGGAGGAGGCCGACGCGATGGAGGAGGCCGGCAAGGACGAGCCGCCGACGGGCTGACGGCGCTACGCCAGGCCCGGCGCCCGGGGCTCCGGGTCGGCGAGGAGGTCCAGGGCGAGGGCCGCGGTCCAACTGAACGCCGGGGAACCGATCCCGGCGCCGGTACCCGGGTGGAAGTACTCGTAGTACCCGGATTCTCGGACCAGGTCGAGCAGGGCGGTCCGCAACGTGGCCGCCAGCTCGGCCTGGCCGTGCGTCCGCAGCCCCCGCCAGAGCAGCCAGTTGATGTTGGACCAGACCGGGCCACGCCAGTACCGGGCCGGGTCGAAATCGGCGGCGGAGCGGTCGTAACTGGGCACCGGCATCCGGGCGGAGATGCCGAACCGGTCCGATTCGAGCACCGCCACCAGGCTGGCCACCTGTGCGGCGGGCAGCTCGGGCAGGATCAGCGGCAGCAGCCCGTTCACGCACCGCGCCGGGCTGTGCCGGCCGGTCCGTACGTCCAGCGAGTGGAACATGCCGGTGTCCGGGGCGAAGAGCCGGTCGACCAGTACCCGGATGATCGACGCGGCGCGGGCCCGGTGCACCGCCGGATCGGCGCCGACCACCTCGGCGATCCGGGCCAGCGCCAGTTCC
The nucleotide sequence above comes from Plantactinospora soyae. Encoded proteins:
- a CDS encoding cellulose binding domain-containing protein is translated as MPRPKLPTRLLAAVLGLVLLPLSAAPAYADPLIPLPPPGQPVVTDITSTGATLTWERPAGPVFRYSMQRLVDGEWQGFVSMPFNSYTLGGLTPNTEYTVAVRAAALADSGYTLSPLSEPVTFTTAPEPSGWNCTISISADRPGTFLVRGTLVWSGPDPVFDWTVRFTIATNLQITHFWNSTVLRSGTRATVTSLGSNGSPTIPPGTPQTFALNGRYTGTFTPPSDFQVGPDRPCTILH
- a CDS encoding cupin domain-containing protein, translated to MEHYTIATVAEQSPDFRRVLWTGKHTQLVIMTIPPGGEIGEEVHEDTDQILTFVSGTGEAQVSGQKRQVAQGDLVVVPAGRKHNFVNTGPNPLVLYTVYGPAEHADQAVHQTKEEADAMEEAGKDEPPTG